The following coding sequences lie in one Trichoderma breve strain T069 chromosome 1, whole genome shotgun sequence genomic window:
- a CDS encoding LSM domain-containing protein gives MSDRPSHRGGRGGDRGNYRGRGGAAGGGRGGASAAQGERPKKENILDLAKYMDKEITVKFNGGREVRGTLKGYDALMNLVLDEVQETLRDEEGNESSRPLGLVVVRGTLLVLISPADGSEEIANPFAQPEED, from the exons ATGTCCGATAGACCTTCGCACAGAGGCGGCCGCGGCGGTGACCGAGGCAACTATCGAGGCCGCGGAGGAGCAGCCGGTGGTGGCCGTGGAGGCGCTTCAGCAGCCCAGGGCGAGAGgcccaagaaggagaatATCCTGGACCTGGCCAAGTACATGGACAAGGAGATTACCGTCAAGTTCAATGGCGGTCGCGAAG TCCGTGGTACTCTCAAAGGCTACGATGCGCTCATGAACCTCGTCCTTGACGAAGTGCAGGAAACCCTCCGAG acgaagaaggcaacGAGTCATCCCGGccccttggcctcgtcgtcgtccgcGGCACactcctcgtcctcatcagccCCGCCGACGGCAGCGAAGAAATTGCCAATCCCTTTGCTCAGCCCGAAGAGGACTAA
- a CDS encoding UBA-like domain-containing protein, translated as MADNADDTGQLSPSQQDALQQFMQLTNQEAKDAIPLLTRSQWNVQIAITKFFDGETADPVAEAMAAQEAPRSTARHENLQESFLVAPDRSSASSRRNRTDAAPRVVPSPPVIHRTPWFIGLLLTPFSWGWRVASTLLRTIGYILAFLPASIRPRTVTAGIATGFRSPSGRRMLMPRDAAARFRREFDEEYGSNSLSFFEGGIAQAHDLAKKDLKFLLVLFMSPEHDDTESFIKNTLLAPEVVEFLNDPANNMILWGGNILDSEAYQAATEYACTKYPFSALVCLTPKEGSTRMGIVKRLVGPMPPSTYLSELQAAMEKYGSDLNRVRAERASQELARSLRDQQDSAYERSLAIDRERAREKKEAAAAAAAAEKRALEEAEAAAVLAEKRRQWKSWRAPRILPEPPATDRKAVRVALKMPEDLGGERIVRRFPHDAPVEELYAFVDCQDILRGETLEEDEVDEPEDYEHKYEFRIASTIPRVVYEPSKTATMLETIGKSGNLIVEDLSDDEDEDDE; from the exons ATGGCCGACAACGCCGACGATACGGGACAGCTGTCACCAAGCCAGCAAGATGCCTTGCAGCAGTTTATGCAGTTGACAAAccaagaggcaaaagatgCCATCCCGCTGCTAACAAGATCGCAATGGAATGTGCAG ATCGCCATTACCAAATTCTTCGACGGCGAGACAGCCGACCCAGTTGCTGAGGCAATGGCAGCTCAGGAAGCTCCGCGCTCGACCGCACGCCACGAGAATCTTCAGGAGAGCTTCTTGGTGGCACCAGACCGATCATCTGCATCGAGCCGGCGAAACCGAACCGACGCTGCTCCCCGGGTTGTGCCCTCGCCGCCCGTGATCCATCGGACACCATGGTTTATTGGTCTCCTGCTCACGCCGTTTAGCTGGGGTTGGCGGGTTGCCTCAACTCTCCTGCGCACGATCGGATACATCCTAGCATTCTTACCTGCCTCCATACGGCCGCGAACTGTTACAGCTGGAATTGCTACGGGCTTCCGAAGCCCAAGTGGTCGACGGATGCTTATGCCCCGGGATGCGGCAGCTAGATTTAGGCGGGAATTTGACGAAGAATACGGATCGAACAGCCTCTCATTCTTTGAGGGCGGCATAGCCCAGGCCCATGACCTGGCTAAAAAGGACCTCAAATTCCTCCTCGTACTGTTCATGTCTCCTGAGCACGATGACACTGAATCATTCATCAAGAACACACTACTGGCCCCAGAGGTTGTTGAATTCCTCAACGATCCGGCCAACAACATGATACTGTGGGGAGGCAACATTCTCGATTCAGAGGCATATCAGGCAGCTACTGAATATGCTTGTACAAAATATCCCTTTTCAGCCCTCGTGTGCTTGACCCCAAAGGAAGGCAGCACTCGAATGGGTATTGTCAAACGATTGGTAGGCCCAATGCCTCCTTCAACTTACTTGTCAGAACTGCAAGCCGCCATGGAAAAATACGGCTCCGACTTGAATAGGGTGCGGGCCGAAAGGGCTTCACAGGAGCTGGCTCGTAGTCTGCGTGATCAACAAGATTCAGCTTATGAACGGTCATTGGCTATTGACAGAGAGCGCGcgcgagagaagaaagaggctgccgctgccgccgcagcCGCGGAGAAGCGAGCTCTGGAAGaggctgaagcagctgctgtaCTGGCTGAGAAACGGCGACAGTGGAAATCATGGAGAGCCCCGAGGATCCTACCCGAGCCTCCCGCAACCGACAGAAAGGCTGTTCGGGTGGCACTCAAGATGCCCGAAGACttgggaggagaaagaaTCGTCCGGCGATTTCCCCACGACGCCCCCGTTGAAGAACTCTACGCATTTGTCGACTGCCAGGACATTCTGCGCGGCGAAACTctggaggaggacgaggtaGACGAGCCCGAAGACTACGAGCACAAGTACGAGTTCCGGATAGCTTCGACCATTCCGCGTGTGGTGTACGAGCCGAGCAAAACTGCGACGATGCTGGAGACGATTGGCAAGTCGGGTAATCTCATTGTGGAAGACCTatctgatgacgaggatgaggatgacgaatGA
- a CDS encoding GAT domain-containing protein yields MKSMKGLSMNKMLGSIRKKTSSTDRSAATTPGDTPEVTAHNSVKAFCESGGTAKSEEVLFLPPIVDAAESSPTAAAECARIIRKYMSKEYSSRPSWQYNAIMLMRILADNPGETFTRNLDTKFVDTTRALLKGTKDNSVRQILMDTLDDFERTKFYDENLTLIITLWQEEKEKAIKQHGGRAPTLPQRPPQSAAPDNGYSQNYFSRHHSNHRLPEPVELTSRLEEARSSAKLLEQLVINTPAVELLENELIREFSNRCLSASRSIQGYMVSTDPAPDNDTMESLIDTNEQLQTALSQHQRAILSARKQLGLNERSENPSPAPEQQSLHGSNGVQGWQVPNASSSRSSPAPPNVSVGNGKGKDTDLYSPPSHPPPNNGKQVDPGRGRAPPPESEPLVDPFSDPQPGGASSNGHLAVMDEPFHPGFGLNNHRDGSSTHGTTGSGVASENHSTHNLQPDYQVSDDEDLYTSPPKSSKEPMYRY; encoded by the exons ATGAAATCCATGAAGGGCCTTTCTATGAATAAGATGCTGGGGAGCATCAGGAAAAAGACCA GTAGCACAGATCGTTCAGCTGCCACGACACCAGGGGACACCCCCGAAGTAACGGCCCATAACAGCGTG AAAGCATTTTGCGAATCTGGCGGAACCGCAAAG AGCGAGGAAGTGCTTTTCCTCCCCCCGAttgtcgatgccgccgagTCCTCACccaccgccgctgccgaatGCGCACGCATCATTAGGAAATACATGTCCAAGGAGTATTCCTCGCGGCCGTCATGGCAGtacaacgccatcatgcTGATGCGGATACTGGCCGACAACCCGGGCGAGACGTTTACGAGGAACCTCGACACCAAGTTTGTAGACACAACTCGGGCGTTGCTCAAGGGCACAAAGGACAACAGTGTGCGCCAGATCCTCATGGATACGCTGGACGACTTTGAACGCACCAAGTTTTACGACGAGAACTTGACCCTGATTATTACACTATGgcaggaggagaaggaaaaggcgaTCAAGCAGCATGGA GGTCGAGCACCTACACTACCGCAACGCCCTCCGCAGTCAGCGGCGCCTGATAACGGGTATTCCCAAAACTACTTCTCCAGGCATCACAGCAACCACCGGCTACCCGAACCCGTCGAGCTGACTAGTCGGCTAGAAGAGGCGCGGTCCTCCGCAAAACTACTAGAACAGCTTGTCATCAACACACCGGCAGTCGAGTTGCTTGAGAACGAGCTCATCAGGGAGTTTTCTAACCGATGCCTGAGTGCTTCAAGGAGCATCCAAGGCTACATGGTGTCGACCGATCCCGCGCCAGACAACGATACCATGGAGAGCCTCATCGACACCAACGAACAGCTGCAGACTGCGCTTAGCCAGCACCAACGTGCTATACTTAGCGCCCGAAAACAGCTGGGTCTCAACGAGCGATCCGAGAACCCATCGCCTGCTCCTGAACAGCAATCACTTCACGGCTCTAATGGCGTTCAGGGATGGCAGGTCCCCAATGCATCGTCATCTAGATCTAGCCCCGCCCCTCCCAATGTCTCAGTTGGCAACGGAAAGGGCAAAGACACCGACCTTTATAGCCCTCCGTCTCATCCTCCACCAAACAATGGCAAGCAGGTAGACCCGGGCCGCGGCAGAGCTCCTCCCCCGGAGTCCGAGCCTCTGGTAGATCCATTCAGTGATCCGCAACCAGGTGGTGCCAGCTCCAATGGTCATCTAGCCGTCATGGATGAGCCTTTCCACCCTGGTTTTGGGTTGAATAACCATCGAGATGGCTCGTCAACACACGGCACCACTGGATCCGGTGTTGCTTCCGAGAATCATTCGACACACAATTTACAGCCTGACTACCAAGTttcagacgacgaggacCTTTATACTTCTCCTCCGAAGAGCAGCAAGGAGCCCATGTATCGATACTGA